In the genome of Bdellovibrio bacteriovorus, one region contains:
- a CDS encoding S1 family serine peptidase, with protein sequence MKFLNHLVLAALILATGTSWASNDVQSKIVGGVEATPGEFPFIVSLQGSTGHFCGGSLIRKNWVLTAAHCVKGSTVRSVAIGLHDQKQISKAEVIKTKRVIPHPQYDDNNADFDYALIELQKDSTYEPIAINTTEIEVPDASDGEIVATVAGWGATRENSYSLPSRLQKVDVPLVPHELCNKNYKNNITSRMLCAGYARGGKDSCQGDSGGPLIARGGMMGQSVLIGVVSWGEGCARANLPGVYAKVSEATTWIEQTAR encoded by the coding sequence ATGAAGTTTTTGAATCATCTTGTTTTAGCAGCACTTATTCTGGCAACGGGCACTTCATGGGCCAGCAATGACGTTCAATCGAAAATCGTAGGTGGAGTCGAAGCTACTCCCGGTGAATTTCCATTCATCGTATCTTTGCAGGGTTCAACAGGCCATTTCTGCGGCGGATCGTTGATTCGCAAAAACTGGGTGCTGACGGCTGCTCATTGTGTAAAAGGTTCTACCGTAAGAAGTGTCGCCATCGGTTTGCATGATCAAAAACAAATCTCAAAAGCAGAAGTCATTAAAACAAAGCGCGTGATCCCGCATCCACAATATGATGATAACAACGCCGACTTCGACTACGCCTTGATCGAGCTGCAAAAAGATTCCACTTATGAGCCGATCGCCATCAACACGACAGAAATCGAAGTTCCAGACGCTTCGGACGGAGAAATCGTGGCGACGGTTGCGGGTTGGGGTGCAACTAGAGAAAACTCTTACAGCTTGCCATCACGTCTGCAAAAAGTAGATGTGCCTTTAGTTCCGCACGAGCTTTGCAATAAGAACTACAAAAACAACATCACCAGTCGCATGCTTTGCGCAGGTTATGCTCGTGGTGGAAAAGACTCCTGCCAAGGCGATAGCGGAGGCCCACTGATCGCCAGAGGCGGCATGATGGGACAAAGTGTCCTTATTGGAGTCGTCAGCTGGGGTGAAGGCTGCGCTCGAGCAAACCTTCCAGGCGTTTACGCAAAAGTCAGCGAAGCCACAACATGGATTGAGCAAACAGCTCGCTAA
- a CDS encoding DUF883 family protein — MDRSELIAEIKKQLQEELQHYKKSLEDKIPDEQKKQAKEAKDVATAFVKENPWASVGMAVLAGFVIARMIYRRKDD, encoded by the coding sequence ATGGATCGCAGTGAATTGATTGCGGAAATTAAAAAACAACTGCAAGAAGAATTGCAGCACTACAAAAAGTCTTTGGAAGACAAAATTCCTGACGAACAAAAGAAGCAGGCCAAAGAAGCCAAGGACGTTGCAACGGCTTTTGTAAAAGAAAATCCGTGGGCCTCGGTAGGCATGGCGGTGTTAGCAGGGTTCGTTATTGCGCGTATGATTTATAGAAGGAAGGACGATTAG
- the fusA gene encoding elongation factor G, with protein MSKKWNIDMVRNIGISAHIDSGKTTTSERILFYGGRIHAIHEVRGKDGVGATMDSMDLEREKGITIQSAATQVQWKDYTINLIDTPGHVDFTVEVERSLRVLDGAILLLCGVAGVQSQSITVDRQMKRYNVPRLAFVNKLDRQGANPYRVTDALIEKLRLNAVMIQIPIGLEDQHRGHVDLTDMKAYINEGDNGETVSVQDIPADLVETAKKYRQIMIGKLADVDSAIEEKFLMEEEPTTEEIRAAIRKGTISLKFVPVLCGSAFKNKGVQRLMDAVTYYLPSPAEKKEQALDLTKNEEKFDLFPDSTKPLVSLAFKLQETPFGQLTYMRIYQGKMGKGDFIINQSNKKSVKIPRLVRMHSDKMEDIDTAYAGDIVALFGIDCASGDTFCDDKIEASMQSMHVPDSVISLAVAPKDKAGANNFSKALQKFRKEDPTFRVHRDEESNETIISGMGELHLEIYIERMKREFNCEVIVGQPQVAYRETISQEAAYDYTHKKQTGGSGQYAKCVGKILPLAPQEDGSTFKFVNNVVGGRIPKEFIPAVEEGFKEQTVKGPLIGFPIVGVEVHLDDGAYHDVDSSYMAFKIAGMAALREVYPQAKPTVLEPIMKLETTVPDEYQGAAVGQINQRRGTIVATTAFEGNCVIEAEVPLTEMFGYSTDLRSATKGKGEFSMEFAKYAAVPRNIQEELVKKYQAKRAAEQK; from the coding sequence ATGTCCAAAAAGTGGAATATTGATATGGTCAGAAACATCGGTATCTCGGCTCACATCGACTCGGGTAAAACGACGACTTCTGAGCGTATTTTGTTCTATGGAGGAAGAATCCACGCTATCCACGAAGTTCGTGGTAAAGACGGCGTTGGTGCAACAATGGACTCCATGGATCTAGAGAGAGAAAAAGGTATCACAATCCAATCTGCTGCGACTCAGGTTCAGTGGAAGGATTATACAATTAACTTGATCGATACACCGGGGCACGTGGACTTCACAGTTGAAGTTGAACGTTCTCTTCGCGTTCTTGACGGTGCGATCTTGCTTCTTTGCGGTGTTGCCGGCGTTCAATCTCAATCCATCACTGTTGACCGTCAGATGAAACGTTACAACGTACCTCGTTTGGCTTTTGTTAACAAATTGGACCGCCAAGGTGCGAACCCTTACCGTGTTACTGATGCTTTGATCGAAAAATTGCGTTTGAACGCAGTTATGATCCAAATCCCAATCGGTTTGGAAGATCAACATCGTGGTCACGTTGATTTGACTGACATGAAAGCTTACATCAACGAAGGTGACAACGGTGAAACCGTTTCTGTTCAGGACATCCCTGCAGACCTAGTTGAAACAGCTAAAAAATACCGTCAGATCATGATCGGTAAATTGGCTGACGTTGACTCTGCTATCGAAGAAAAATTCTTGATGGAAGAAGAACCAACAACTGAAGAGATCCGTGCGGCTATCCGTAAAGGAACTATCAGCTTGAAGTTCGTTCCAGTTCTTTGCGGTTCAGCGTTTAAGAACAAAGGTGTTCAACGTTTGATGGATGCGGTTACTTACTACCTTCCTTCTCCTGCTGAGAAAAAAGAGCAAGCTCTTGATCTTACTAAGAACGAAGAAAAGTTCGACCTATTCCCAGACAGCACAAAACCATTGGTTTCTTTGGCGTTCAAACTTCAAGAAACTCCATTTGGTCAGTTGACTTACATGCGCATTTACCAAGGTAAAATGGGCAAAGGTGATTTCATCATCAACCAATCTAACAAGAAATCTGTTAAGATTCCTCGTTTGGTTCGTATGCACTCTGATAAAATGGAAGACATCGACACAGCTTACGCTGGTGACATCGTTGCATTGTTCGGTATCGACTGTGCGTCTGGTGACACTTTCTGTGACGACAAAATTGAAGCTTCTATGCAATCAATGCACGTTCCTGATTCAGTTATCAGCTTGGCTGTTGCTCCAAAAGACAAAGCCGGTGCTAATAACTTCTCTAAAGCGTTGCAAAAATTCCGTAAGGAAGACCCTACTTTCCGCGTTCACCGTGACGAGGAATCCAACGAGACTATCATCTCTGGTATGGGTGAGTTGCACTTAGAGATCTACATCGAACGTATGAAACGTGAGTTCAACTGTGAAGTGATCGTGGGTCAACCACAGGTTGCTTACCGTGAGACAATCTCTCAAGAGGCTGCTTACGATTACACTCACAAAAAACAAACGGGTGGTTCGGGTCAATACGCGAAGTGTGTGGGTAAAATCCTTCCACTTGCACCACAAGAAGACGGTTCAACGTTTAAATTCGTTAACAACGTTGTCGGTGGTCGTATCCCTAAAGAATTCATCCCAGCTGTTGAAGAAGGTTTCAAAGAGCAAACTGTTAAAGGTCCTCTTATCGGCTTCCCAATCGTGGGTGTTGAAGTTCACTTGGATGATGGTGCATACCATGACGTCGACTCTTCATACATGGCGTTCAAAATCGCTGGTATGGCGGCTCTTCGTGAAGTGTACCCTCAAGCAAAACCAACTGTTCTTGAGCCTATCATGAAGCTTGAGACGACAGTTCCAGACGAATACCAAGGTGCAGCTGTTGGTCAAATCAACCAACGCCGCGGTACTATCGTAGCTACTACAGCTTTCGAAGGTAACTGTGTGATCGAAGCCGAAGTACCACTAACAGAAATGTTTGGTTACTCTACGGATCTTCGTTCTGCTACTAAAGGTAAAGGTGAGTTCTCTATGGAATTCGCGAAGTACGCTGCTGTACCTCGTAATATCCAAGAGGAACTTGTTAAGAAATACCAAGCTAAGCGCGCAGCTGAGCAGAAGTAA
- a CDS encoding trypsin-like serine peptidase: MRNWAKAFLGIILIQMAGCGFDAAPTSLLDSAKESRSHVIYGADSIKDVSLSTKNSETSVALMTKPMATSLLKHDKVQTVQDVFGFLGLTWVEQPSLAFCSGVLVAPDLVLTAGHCVERIKCENITLVFNYQKESLDPAAMVECKEVVAKKDSLEVGLDYALIRLNKKVESPVAKISKSQRKVGDKIYSLGYPLGSFKKYAEGAVRELWNEPAIIISNLDVFEGNSGSPVFNAETHELIGLLSSGERDFETDSNDPSQDNLKICEEKACMGEFIVPIEKILADLPK, from the coding sequence ATGCGTAACTGGGCGAAAGCCTTTTTAGGAATCATTCTTATTCAGATGGCAGGGTGCGGGTTTGATGCCGCACCCACATCTCTTTTAGATTCTGCCAAAGAGTCTCGGTCGCATGTTATCTATGGCGCTGATTCTATTAAAGATGTTTCACTAAGCACTAAAAATTCCGAGACTAGTGTGGCTTTGATGACGAAACCTATGGCCACAAGTCTTTTAAAACACGACAAAGTTCAGACTGTCCAAGACGTTTTTGGATTCTTGGGACTAACTTGGGTCGAGCAACCTTCATTGGCATTCTGCTCTGGTGTTCTGGTTGCGCCGGATCTTGTTTTGACGGCCGGTCATTGTGTTGAGCGTATCAAATGTGAAAACATCACGTTGGTTTTTAATTATCAGAAGGAATCTTTAGATCCTGCGGCGATGGTAGAGTGCAAAGAAGTGGTCGCTAAAAAGGATTCTTTAGAAGTCGGTTTGGATTACGCACTGATTCGTCTTAACAAGAAAGTCGAATCTCCTGTGGCGAAGATTTCAAAAAGTCAGCGCAAGGTCGGGGATAAAATTTATTCTTTAGGTTATCCATTGGGAAGTTTTAAAAAGTATGCGGAAGGCGCAGTTCGCGAACTTTGGAATGAGCCTGCAATAATAATTTCCAACCTGGATGTTTTTGAAGGGAACTCTGGTTCGCCCGTGTTCAATGCTGAAACGCACGAGCTTATCGGACTTCTTTCTTCTGGAGAGCGCGATTTTGAAACAGATAGCAATGATCCGTCCCAGGACAATCTGAAAATCTGTGAAGAAAAAGCCTGTATGGGCGAATTTATTGTTCCTATCGAAAAAATCCTAGCGGACCTGCCTAAATAG
- a CDS encoding PQQ-dependent sugar dehydrogenase, translating into MRLLVFGILFLISLNSLAAKLPLEKLKMPKGFKISVWATVPGARSLAQADDGRVFVGSRTGDKVYVVQNGKTSVVAEGLDSPNGVAYRDGKLYVAEISKINEYDVSKPITKPLKPLRTLSQKFPSDTHHGWKFIRFGPDGKLYVPVGANCNICDPQKDYARIYRIDLNGTSKEEVAQGVRNTVGFDFHPTTKELWFTDNGRDWMGDDRPPCEVNRLTKVGENFGFPYCHGKDILDPEFGKGKNCANYTAPVVELRAHVAPLGMRFYTGKMFPAEYQNSILLAEHGSWNRSTPQGYRLTFVKLDGSKAQKTEIFADGWLQGDSAWGRPVDIEVLKDGSILVSDDKAGVIYQITYQGK; encoded by the coding sequence ATGAGGCTTTTAGTTTTTGGGATTTTATTTCTTATTTCTTTGAATTCATTGGCGGCGAAATTACCGCTAGAGAAATTGAAGATGCCGAAAGGTTTTAAAATTTCAGTGTGGGCCACGGTTCCTGGAGCTCGTTCATTGGCACAGGCTGATGACGGTCGCGTCTTTGTCGGCTCGCGCACGGGTGATAAAGTCTATGTCGTGCAAAATGGAAAAACTTCGGTGGTGGCAGAAGGTTTAGATTCTCCCAATGGAGTGGCCTATCGCGATGGCAAACTCTATGTCGCGGAAATCAGTAAGATCAATGAATACGATGTTTCAAAACCCATCACGAAGCCGTTGAAGCCTCTTCGCACTCTTTCCCAGAAATTTCCAAGCGACACTCATCATGGTTGGAAGTTCATCCGTTTTGGTCCCGATGGAAAACTCTATGTTCCTGTAGGGGCGAACTGCAATATCTGTGATCCGCAAAAAGATTACGCGCGCATTTACCGCATTGACTTAAATGGCACCAGCAAAGAAGAAGTGGCGCAAGGTGTGCGCAACACCGTGGGATTTGATTTTCATCCCACGACAAAAGAACTTTGGTTCACAGATAACGGCCGTGACTGGATGGGCGATGACCGTCCACCTTGTGAGGTCAATCGTCTGACGAAAGTGGGCGAAAACTTTGGTTTTCCGTACTGCCATGGAAAAGACATTTTAGATCCTGAATTTGGGAAAGGTAAAAACTGTGCAAACTACACCGCTCCGGTCGTCGAGTTGCGAGCGCACGTTGCGCCGCTGGGAATGCGCTTTTACACGGGAAAAATGTTTCCCGCAGAATATCAAAACAGCATCCTGCTTGCTGAACACGGATCTTGGAATCGTTCAACTCCGCAAGGCTATCGTTTGACCTTCGTAAAGTTAGACGGTTCAAAAGCTCAGAAGACTGAAATTTTTGCCGATGGCTGGTTGCAAGGGGATTCGGCGTGGGGGCGTCCAGTCGATATCGAAGTGTTGAAAGATGGTTCGATTTTAGTTTCGGACGACAAAGCAGGTGTGATTTACCAAATCACTTATCAAGGAAAATAA
- the aat gene encoding leucyl/phenylalanyl-tRNA--protein transferase, with translation MHMRSSVEFPDPRDTLAEGIIAVGGRLDVGTLFAAYSRGIFPWPQPGLPMLWFSPEKRGVLEFKDFKVPESLRRFRRKNPQMQITVNTAFHQVIEECSKQPRPGQEGTWITPAMRRAYLDFYKEGFCLCVEVRENNIMIGGIYGVLVQGVFSGESMFYKKPNASKIALWALIELLEGQGHKWIDVQMVTPVVESMGGKYVDRETYLEMLEERHRDLGFT, from the coding sequence ATGCACATGCGTTCTTCGGTAGAGTTTCCAGATCCCCGTGACACCCTGGCAGAGGGAATTATCGCTGTCGGCGGACGACTTGATGTCGGCACTTTGTTTGCCGCGTATTCGCGGGGGATTTTCCCCTGGCCTCAACCGGGTTTGCCAATGCTTTGGTTCTCTCCCGAAAAACGCGGCGTTTTAGAATTTAAAGATTTCAAAGTTCCCGAAAGTCTGCGCCGCTTTCGTCGCAAAAATCCGCAAATGCAGATCACGGTCAACACGGCTTTTCACCAAGTTATTGAAGAGTGCTCTAAGCAGCCTCGCCCAGGGCAAGAGGGGACATGGATCACTCCGGCCATGCGCCGAGCTTACTTGGATTTTTATAAAGAAGGTTTCTGTCTTTGTGTTGAAGTGCGCGAGAACAACATTATGATCGGCGGCATTTACGGCGTTCTGGTTCAAGGCGTGTTCAGCGGCGAAAGCATGTTCTATAAAAAGCCAAATGCCTCGAAGATCGCTCTGTGGGCTTTGATTGAGCTCTTAGAGGGGCAAGGGCATAAATGGATCGATGTTCAGATGGTGACTCCCGTGGTGGAAAGTATGGGAGGAAAATACGTGGATCGTGAAACTTATCTGGAAATGTTAGAAGAGCGCCACCGAGACTTGGGTTTTACCTAG
- a CDS encoding pseudoazurin — protein MKKYFFLTALSYAFITQGAQAATHEIKMLNNGKDGIMVFEPGYLKANKGDTIKFVPTDPAHDVSSVSIPTGAKPFQAAVGKSITVKVNEEGVYLYECKAHLPMAMVGIIQVGAPKNLSEVKKSAQSLSPQFVMHKDRLDKYLAQVK, from the coding sequence ATGAAAAAATATTTTTTCTTAACAGCACTATCCTACGCATTCATCACTCAAGGCGCTCAAGCCGCCACTCATGAAATCAAAATGCTAAACAACGGCAAAGACGGAATCATGGTCTTCGAACCCGGCTACCTAAAAGCCAACAAAGGCGACACCATCAAGTTCGTCCCGACAGATCCAGCCCACGACGTCTCATCAGTATCCATCCCCACAGGAGCAAAACCTTTCCAAGCCGCCGTAGGCAAGTCCATCACGGTGAAAGTTAACGAAGAGGGCGTCTACCTCTACGAATGCAAAGCCCACTTACCAATGGCTATGGTAGGAATCATCCAAGTAGGAGCCCCAAAAAATCTAAGCGAAGTAAAAAAGAGCGCACAATCCTTATCACCCCAATTCGTGATGCACAAAGATCGCCTCGATAAATACCTAGCCCAAGTAAAATAA
- a CDS encoding dienelactone hydrolase family protein — translation MKGLASALVLVGLFTAASSFAAIKTETVEYKDGKTALEGHVAYNDDVKTARPAVLIVHQWMGLTDYEKMRAQQLAEKGYVAFAIDIYGKDVRPTSPEEAGKTAGQYRSGDMKLYRQRIKAALDYIAKDKKVDAKNIVIIGYCFGGTGALEAARAGFPVTGAVSFHGGLKTAKPQDTKSIKPKLLVLHGAIDPNVPRPEVEAFMDEMNKAKADYQFIAYSGAVHAFTQKDAGNDISKGVAYNEAADRRSWQAFMDFMNEVSPVTK, via the coding sequence ATGAAAGGCTTGGCATCAGCATTAGTCCTTGTAGGGCTTTTTACAGCAGCATCATCCTTTGCTGCGATCAAAACAGAAACAGTGGAATACAAAGACGGAAAGACAGCTTTAGAGGGGCACGTTGCTTACAATGATGATGTAAAAACGGCGCGTCCCGCAGTTTTGATTGTTCACCAATGGATGGGTTTAACAGACTACGAAAAAATGCGCGCTCAACAATTGGCGGAAAAAGGCTACGTCGCATTTGCAATCGATATTTATGGCAAAGATGTTCGTCCCACCAGTCCTGAAGAGGCCGGTAAAACTGCGGGTCAGTATCGCAGCGGAGATATGAAGCTATATCGTCAAAGAATCAAAGCCGCCTTGGATTACATCGCTAAAGATAAAAAAGTAGACGCTAAAAATATCGTGATCATCGGTTATTGTTTTGGCGGAACGGGCGCTTTAGAAGCAGCTCGAGCAGGCTTTCCGGTGACGGGCGCTGTCAGCTTCCATGGAGGCTTAAAAACAGCAAAACCTCAGGATACCAAAAGTATCAAACCAAAACTCTTAGTTCTTCATGGGGCCATTGATCCCAACGTACCTCGTCCTGAAGTCGAAGCTTTCATGGATGAAATGAATAAAGCTAAGGCGGACTATCAATTCATCGCGTACTCTGGCGCCGTTCACGCGTTCACACAGAAAGACGCAGGAAATGATATCTCTAAGGGCGTGGCTTATAACGAAGCTGCCGACCGCAGATCGTGGCAGGCCTTCATGGATTTCATGAATGAAGTCAGCCCTGTGACTAAATAG
- the abc-f gene encoding ribosomal protection-like ABC-F family protein, giving the protein MLLISTYKLEKAFAGKTLFKNVSLGIEEGERVGLVGPNGAGKSTLLRILAGKMEADSGDVTAKKGLRLGFLEQTPLFKDDETILDAILSKCADYHESLADGYEWMARLELSQFGENFLVKELSGGWRKRVALARELVLEPELLMLDEPTNHLDVTSILWLEEFLSRAPFATLIITHDRLFLQRATNKIFDLDPKNPNYLLSVKGGYLEYLEAKDQLLQAQEQREVVLKNTLRRETEWLRRGAKARQTKQKARIERAGDLKDDVQELAAKNAARVAKIEFKDAERNPQKLMEVDHITKAYNGRVLFKDFSYLVNPKTRLALLGDNGSGKSTLIRILLGEELPDTGRVARADKLKVAYFEQNRETLKPKESVLKNICPEGDYVHYQGQYVFARSYLERFLFNRQQMDLPVEKLSGGEQSRLRLAQLMLNEAQVLILDEPTNDLDVGTLTVLEDSLKDFNGAVILVTHDRYFMDQVASTILAFHKKPDGTTSLENFAGYLQWEEWYEEQKELEALEQKKAKAEEIKAAAKPGKLSFKEKFELENMEGTILGLEEKLSGLQIESGKPEVVSQASKVQELYVEISKVQAELEKLYARWAELEKKSSGG; this is encoded by the coding sequence ATGCTTCTTATCAGTACCTATAAATTAGAAAAAGCTTTCGCTGGAAAAACTCTTTTTAAGAATGTCAGTTTGGGCATCGAAGAAGGGGAGCGTGTCGGTCTTGTCGGTCCTAACGGAGCCGGTAAATCGACGCTCTTACGCATTCTTGCGGGAAAAATGGAAGCAGACTCTGGTGATGTTACGGCAAAAAAAGGGTTGCGCCTGGGATTTCTTGAGCAGACGCCACTTTTTAAAGACGATGAAACAATCCTCGATGCGATTTTAAGCAAGTGCGCAGATTATCATGAATCCTTGGCCGATGGTTATGAGTGGATGGCTCGGTTAGAGCTTTCTCAGTTTGGTGAAAACTTCTTGGTGAAAGAACTTTCTGGGGGCTGGCGTAAACGCGTGGCCTTGGCTCGGGAGCTTGTCTTAGAGCCGGAACTATTGATGCTGGATGAGCCAACGAATCACTTGGATGTCACAAGTATTCTTTGGTTAGAAGAATTTCTTTCGCGCGCACCTTTTGCAACTTTGATCATCACGCATGATCGCTTGTTCTTACAAAGAGCGACGAATAAAATTTTTGATCTAGATCCAAAAAATCCCAACTATCTTTTGTCGGTCAAAGGTGGGTATCTAGAATATCTTGAAGCCAAGGATCAGTTGCTGCAAGCGCAAGAGCAGCGAGAAGTCGTTCTAAAGAACACTCTTCGTCGCGAAACCGAATGGCTTCGTCGTGGAGCGAAAGCTCGTCAAACCAAACAAAAGGCGCGCATCGAAAGAGCGGGCGATTTGAAAGACGATGTTCAGGAACTCGCCGCTAAAAATGCCGCGCGCGTGGCGAAGATTGAATTCAAAGATGCGGAAAGAAATCCTCAGAAGCTCATGGAAGTCGATCATATTACGAAGGCTTACAATGGGCGCGTGCTGTTTAAGGATTTCTCTTACCTAGTGAACCCAAAAACTCGTTTGGCTCTTTTAGGAGACAACGGCTCTGGTAAGTCGACATTAATCCGTATTCTTTTAGGAGAAGAGCTTCCTGACACCGGACGTGTAGCTCGCGCTGATAAATTGAAAGTCGCGTACTTCGAGCAAAATCGTGAGACATTGAAACCAAAAGAATCCGTTCTTAAGAACATCTGTCCAGAAGGTGATTACGTTCACTATCAAGGTCAGTATGTCTTTGCGCGCAGTTATCTGGAGCGATTCTTATTCAATCGCCAACAAATGGATCTTCCTGTAGAAAAACTTTCGGGCGGGGAGCAGAGTCGTCTGCGTTTGGCGCAGCTGATGCTGAATGAAGCCCAAGTTCTGATTCTGGATGAACCGACGAATGATTTAGATGTCGGCACTTTGACGGTCTTAGAAGACTCGTTGAAAGATTTTAATGGTGCCGTCATTTTAGTGACGCATGATCGTTACTTTATGGACCAAGTGGCTTCAACCATCCTTGCCTTTCATAAAAAGCCTGATGGGACGACGAGCCTTGAAAACTTCGCTGGCTATCTGCAATGGGAAGAATGGTACGAAGAGCAAAAAGAGCTTGAGGCCTTAGAGCAAAAGAAAGCCAAAGCCGAAGAGATCAAAGCGGCCGCAAAACCCGGAAAGCTGTCTTTCAAAGAAAAGTTCGAACTCGAAAACATGGAAGGCACGATTCTAGGTTTAGAAGAAAAGCTGAGTGGATTGCAGATTGAATCGGGGAAGCCCGAAGTCGTCAGTCAAGCGTCGAAGGTTCAAGAGCTTTACGTCGAGATTTCAAAGGTTCAGGCTGAGCTTGAAAAGCTTTATGCTCGCTGGGCGGAACTTGAAAAGAAGAGTTCTGGCGGATAA
- a CDS encoding RecQ family ATP-dependent DNA helicase — protein MTDLKSLLKTAFPFDSFRGEQEHILQKVWANEDLLALMPTGMGKSLCFQFPAKLREGLVVVISPLIALMQDQVFKAEKFGIPATFLSSTLGKDEREARQARLAKGDYKLLYVTPERFRKPEFLKAIEGRKIQLLAVDEAHCISQWGHDFRPDYSRVGEFRKILGNPPTLALTATATPEVQKDILAKLFIPEAPIISAGIERPNLSLNVHDIYGIDEKIRGIVGLRHQNPGAAIIYCSLIQTLKKVSSALHRMNIPHLVYHGDLSPQDRKRNQTRFIDEENPLMIATPAFGLGIDKENVRLLVHMETPSALESYFQEVGRAGRDGKEASCHLLYDQDDVTIQMEFLKWSHPEPDFIRKIYQLIEEKRMQVDQGGFDFLREQMNFRNRRDFRSEAAVSILERWGCLEKSDDPFPYTCVHAPTEEQFQTENGVEILKAQNTKLLKMVQWASQDTTCRMNLIYAYFGHIHDERCGKCDVCKTVVAS, from the coding sequence ATGACCGATTTAAAAAGCCTTTTGAAAACCGCCTTCCCCTTTGATTCATTCCGGGGCGAGCAAGAGCACATCTTGCAAAAAGTCTGGGCAAACGAAGACTTACTCGCATTAATGCCCACAGGAATGGGAAAAAGTCTCTGCTTTCAGTTCCCGGCAAAACTCCGCGAAGGCCTGGTGGTGGTCATTTCTCCGTTGATCGCCTTGATGCAGGATCAGGTTTTTAAGGCCGAAAAGTTCGGGATTCCAGCGACCTTTTTAAGCTCCACTTTAGGAAAAGATGAAAGGGAGGCGCGTCAGGCGCGTTTGGCCAAAGGGGATTACAAGCTGCTTTACGTGACCCCGGAGCGCTTTCGCAAGCCCGAATTTTTAAAAGCCATCGAAGGCCGTAAGATCCAGTTGTTGGCGGTGGACGAAGCGCACTGTATTTCACAATGGGGGCATGACTTCCGACCCGATTATTCTCGAGTGGGGGAGTTTCGTAAAATTCTTGGCAATCCACCAACGTTGGCGCTGACGGCAACGGCAACACCGGAAGTTCAAAAAGATATTTTGGCGAAACTTTTTATTCCCGAGGCGCCGATTATTTCTGCCGGAATTGAAAGACCGAATTTAAGTCTGAACGTTCATGATATCTACGGCATCGATGAAAAGATCCGCGGCATCGTGGGACTTCGTCATCAGAATCCGGGTGCAGCGATTATCTATTGTTCGCTCATTCAAACTTTGAAAAAAGTGTCTTCGGCTTTGCACCGAATGAACATCCCGCATTTGGTTTATCACGGTGATCTTTCGCCTCAGGATCGCAAGCGCAATCAAACTCGCTTTATCGATGAAGAAAATCCGTTGATGATCGCCACTCCGGCATTTGGTTTGGGAATTGACAAAGAGAATGTGCGACTTCTAGTTCACATGGAAACCCCGAGCGCTCTGGAATCTTATTTTCAAGAAGTGGGGCGCGCAGGCAGAGATGGCAAAGAGGCCTCTTGTCATTTGCTCTACGATCAAGATGATGTCACCATTCAGATGGAGTTTTTAAAGTGGTCGCATCCTGAACCGGATTTCATTCGTAAAATCTATCAGTTGATCGAAGAAAAACGGATGCAGGTCGATCAAGGTGGCTTTGATTTTCTGCGCGAACAGATGAACTTCCGCAATCGTCGCGACTTCCGGTCCGAGGCGGCGGTGAGTATTTTAGAGCGTTGGGGATGCTTGGAAAAATCGGACGATCCATTTCCATACACCTGTGTGCATGCGCCGACCGAGGAACAATTTCAGACGGAAAACGGCGTCGAGATATTGAAAGCGCAGAATACAAAGCTTTTGAAAATGGTGCAGTGGGCATCCCAGGACACCACTTGCAGAATGAACCTGATTTACGCTTACTTTGGGCATATCCATGACGAGCGTTGCGGAAAGTGTGACGTCTGCAAAACCGTCGTTGCGAGTTAG
- a CDS encoding fluoride efflux transporter FluC yields MQILFVISFGVLGVLSRYGVDRLIAPSSAGFPLSTFTINILGCFVAGVIYALGERGIMSQALLTGLMVGFCGGFTTFSAYSVQSLDLLFKGKAFLSLSYLIASPLLGLLSAFVAVLLTRRMI; encoded by the coding sequence ATGCAAATTCTTTTTGTCATTTCTTTTGGTGTCCTGGGAGTTTTGAGTCGTTATGGGGTTGATCGTTTGATTGCTCCTTCTTCGGCGGGATTTCCTTTAAGCACTTTTACGATCAATATTCTGGGATGTTTTGTTGCGGGTGTTATTTATGCTTTGGGTGAGCGTGGGATTATGTCGCAGGCTTTGCTAACGGGATTGATGGTTGGCTTTTGTGGTGGGTTTACTACTTTTTCGGCTTACTCGGTTCAGTCTTTGGATTTACTTTTTAAAGGGAAGGCTTTTTTGAGTCTTAGTTATTTGATTGCTAGTCCCTTGTTGGGATTGCTTTCGGCTTTTGTGGCCGTTCTTCTGACTCGTCGAATGATTTGA